A genomic segment from Stappia indica encodes:
- the cobO gene encoding cob(I)yrinic acid a,c-diamide adenosyltransferase, with protein MSEEELNARHAEKMRKKKAARDKIMATKTIEKGLLIVHTGKGKGKSTAGFGMVFRSLGHGHKVAVVQFVKGRIETGERMALERFSDLVTIKRMGEGFTWETQDRQRDIDAARAAWEAAKDLIRSREHRLVLCDELNIVLRYDYLPIEEVVAFLRDEKPEDVHVVVTGRNAKDELIEIADLVTEMEQVKHPFRSGVKPQEGIEF; from the coding sequence ATGAGCGAAGAAGAGCTCAACGCCCGCCACGCCGAGAAGATGCGCAAGAAGAAGGCCGCGCGCGACAAGATCATGGCGACCAAGACCATCGAGAAGGGGCTCCTGATCGTCCATACCGGCAAGGGCAAGGGCAAGTCGACGGCCGGCTTCGGCATGGTGTTCCGCTCGCTCGGCCATGGCCACAAGGTCGCCGTGGTGCAGTTCGTCAAGGGCCGCATCGAAACCGGCGAGCGCATGGCGCTGGAGCGCTTCTCCGACCTCGTCACCATCAAGCGCATGGGCGAGGGCTTCACCTGGGAGACCCAGGACCGCCAGCGCGACATCGACGCTGCCCGCGCCGCCTGGGAAGCGGCCAAGGACCTGATCCGCTCGCGCGAGCATCGCCTCGTCCTGTGCGACGAGCTGAACATCGTGCTGCGCTACGACTACCTGCCTATCGAGGAAGTCGTCGCCTTCCTGCGCGACGAGAAGCCGGAGGACGTGCATGTCGTCGTCACCGGCCGCAACGCCAAGGACGAGCTGATCGAGATCGCCGACCTCGTCACCGAGATGGAGCAGGTCAAGCACCCGTTCCGCTCCGGTGTGAAGCCGCAGGAGGGGATCGAGTTCTGA